Within Candidatus Cloacimonadota bacterium, the genomic segment AAGTAACGTTAACACCCTCTTCACCGGTTATCATCTTAAAGGGTATCAGCCCCTGATCATGATAACAGGCAATAATTTGCCGATATTCCCGAAGCTTGTATTTAAAAAAGGAATCTGCCGGATAGGGACCATCAATGATTATCCCTTCTTTAGCAAGATCATTGACAGCTTTATGCAATACCTCCTCTTCTTGTCCGAATAGCCCCTCTTCCCCACAATGAGGGTTTAGCCCTAAAAGTGCTACTTTCTCCTTTGGATAACGTTGTTGCGCAAAATTATAGACCAACCTCATCTTGGGAACGATTAACTCTTCTTTAATATGACCAGAAATATCTTTTATAGCCACATGAGTAGTTAGAAGAGCTACATCGAATTTGCTGGAAACAAAATTCATGACAAAATTCCGGCAATCAAACTCCCGAGCCAAGAATTCTGTGTGACCAATGAATTCGGGATCAAATTCCTGGATTGATTTTTTAGCCACCGGACCGGTCACCAGTGCATCAATTTTGTATTTTTTGATATCTGCAACTACTCTCTGCAGGATCTGATAACTAGACTTGCCGGATTTTTGATCCG encodes:
- the pdxA gene encoding 4-hydroxythreonine-4-phosphate dehydrogenase PdxA, with amino-acid sequence MKIIAVTTGDPAGIGPEVVKKCFRQYQIKKSDAYIIYGDSFLPAGFTYIRSFKDLDGTARDRTKIMLIDNPGQVTEKHHLYAILIPASGVTLSKPDQKSGKSSYQILQRVVADIKKYKIDALVTGPVAKKSIQEFDPEFIGHTEFLAREFDCRNFVMNFVSSKFDVALLTTHVAIKDISGHIKEELIVPKMRLVYNFAQQRYPKEKVALLGLNPHCGEEGLFGQEEEVLHKAVNDLAKEGIIIDGPYPADSFFKYKLREYRQIIACYHDQGLIPFKMITGEEGVNVTLGLPFFRASVDHGTAYDIAGKGIASPKSLISALDLTNQILETL